A window of Streptomyces gilvosporeus contains these coding sequences:
- a CDS encoding DUF6193 family natural product biosynthesis protein, with the protein MTEGAPEEDIIEAAWQKLLTAHRVDARLLRAAYAEPRLRQLFPWVGMGELHFSRCTEPRWTWDLPFIAPMLGGGFCVGGPSRSQSVGPAPTAEAAIAMVLERLPPGCGRAFVGTPEELAEKEQSE; encoded by the coding sequence ATGACGGAAGGCGCGCCAGAGGAAGACATCATCGAAGCCGCATGGCAGAAGCTGCTTACTGCCCATCGCGTGGACGCCCGGTTGCTACGCGCTGCCTACGCAGAGCCCCGACTACGGCAGCTGTTCCCCTGGGTCGGCATGGGCGAGTTGCACTTCAGCCGGTGCACAGAGCCGCGTTGGACCTGGGACCTCCCGTTCATCGCCCCGATGCTGGGCGGCGGCTTCTGCGTCGGCGGGCCCTCGCGGTCCCAGAGCGTCGGCCCCGCCCCGACTGCGGAGGCTGCCATCGCGATGGTGCTCGAACGACTGCCGCCAGGCTGCGGTCGCGCCTTCGTTGGTACGCCAGAGGAACTGGCCGAAAAGGAACAGTCGGAGTAG
- a CDS encoding maleylpyruvate isomerase N-terminal domain-containing protein — protein MSQTEELSLKVSGEHVRQAVAHCIGVLRDVPAARWHSRAGGLEWTCWETVEHIADDLLTYAMRFGVARTMEVSRVPLLVSQARENGPANVIFADRTSGSDGLLTVMEACGGLLATVVDSADPTALAPHVFGPSDPEGFAAMGVVETLVHTYDVTHDLDRSWEPAQGLSERVLARLFPDVAVIDDPWSTLLWATGRIETTDRARRTNWRWHGEPLGGG, from the coding sequence ATGTCTCAGACCGAAGAACTGTCCCTGAAGGTGAGCGGGGAGCACGTGCGCCAAGCCGTCGCACACTGCATCGGCGTGCTCAGGGACGTCCCCGCTGCTCGATGGCACAGCCGGGCCGGCGGCCTGGAATGGACATGTTGGGAGACGGTGGAGCACATCGCGGACGACCTGCTCACCTACGCCATGCGGTTCGGGGTCGCGAGGACCATGGAGGTGTCTCGGGTCCCCCTGCTCGTGTCCCAGGCTCGGGAAAACGGCCCGGCCAACGTCATCTTCGCCGACCGGACGTCAGGGTCTGATGGGCTGTTGACCGTTATGGAAGCGTGCGGCGGGCTCCTCGCGACCGTCGTCGACAGCGCCGACCCGACCGCCTTGGCCCCCCATGTCTTCGGTCCGTCCGACCCGGAGGGCTTCGCCGCCATGGGCGTCGTCGAGACGCTGGTCCACACCTATGACGTCACTCACGACCTCGACCGTTCCTGGGAACCTGCGCAGGGCCTGAGCGAGCGGGTCCTTGCGCGACTCTTCCCCGACGTTGCCGTCATCGACGACCCGTGGTCCACCCTCCTGTGGGCCACCGGCCGCATCGAGACCACCGATCGCGCCCGCCGGACGAACTGGCGCTGGCACGGCGAGCCACTCGGCGGCGGCTGA
- a CDS encoding DUF6086 family protein, with the protein MSQYYGMGDQTLWNPSNGASRLFMSQVSVYQAELGLPSGIGPMQADECQIDPSVFTAFVDALLAWHRRVSHAVMAALSEGFVATVLVLAERAGIEVNWHPVDLAESGEPKDVHVPTALDSPEGAWAAALRQRSRELGRFMAS; encoded by the coding sequence TTGAGCCAGTACTACGGCATGGGCGACCAGACGCTGTGGAACCCGTCCAACGGGGCCTCCCGCCTGTTCATGAGCCAGGTGAGCGTCTATCAAGCCGAGCTGGGTCTGCCGTCCGGAATCGGGCCCATGCAGGCTGACGAGTGCCAGATCGACCCCAGCGTGTTCACAGCGTTCGTCGACGCCCTGCTCGCGTGGCATCGGAGAGTGAGCCACGCGGTCATGGCCGCCCTGTCCGAAGGGTTCGTTGCCACAGTGCTGGTCCTGGCGGAGAGGGCGGGCATCGAGGTGAACTGGCACCCGGTCGACTTGGCCGAGAGCGGCGAGCCGAAGGATGTTCACGTCCCGACGGCCCTGGATTCTCCTGAGGGTGCGTGGGCAGCCGCCCTTCGGCAGAGGTCACGCGAGCTGGGTCGCTTCATGGCGAGCTGA
- a CDS encoding GNAT family N-acetyltransferase → MSDSPSSVAPTVVRLPRYTKTDQEEILGDGDDPFGVAETGLTWLPKEEHFGIRHGNRLVAHAGLLRLSVAIGDAETEVVGVGGVAVAPDMQGQGLARLVVTAALDHARTMGPQHALLFCRPPLVPLYQRLGWHQLDNDVDVVVEQPANRLATMSLRTMVTPLHDNAHWPSAPVRLFSLPM, encoded by the coding sequence ATGTCTGACTCCCCATCCTCCGTAGCACCGACTGTGGTGCGGCTCCCCCGGTACACGAAGACTGACCAGGAGGAGATCCTCGGCGACGGCGACGATCCCTTCGGCGTTGCCGAGACCGGCCTGACCTGGCTGCCAAAAGAGGAACACTTCGGAATCAGACACGGCAACCGGCTTGTGGCACACGCCGGCCTGCTACGGCTGTCTGTCGCGATCGGCGATGCCGAAACAGAAGTGGTGGGCGTCGGTGGGGTGGCTGTCGCACCCGACATGCAAGGCCAGGGGCTGGCTCGGCTCGTGGTCACAGCGGCACTCGACCACGCCCGCACCATGGGCCCTCAGCACGCACTCCTGTTCTGCCGGCCTCCCCTCGTGCCGCTGTACCAGCGCCTCGGATGGCACCAGCTGGACAACGATGTAGACGTAGTCGTCGAACAACCCGCAAACCGCTTGGCGACCATGTCGCTGCGGACCATGGTGACGCCCCTGCACGACAACGCACACTGGCCTTCAGCACCAGTGCGTTTGTTCTCCCTCCCGATGTGA
- a CDS encoding polyketide cyclase, which translates to MDQENMSATLTVAAPAARVCAVLADPTTHAAIDGTGWVQAAVDRAPLTEVGQIFRMDMYHSNHPDGGYKTANKVQVLDPPHAIGWLTGTEKDDGQLEFGGWLWRYDLTPLGPSATEVTLTYDWSAVPQSIREYLQFPPFGPDHLTNSLHHLAELVSGR; encoded by the coding sequence GTGGACCAGGAGAACATGAGCGCCACCCTGACTGTCGCCGCGCCCGCCGCGAGGGTGTGCGCGGTGCTGGCGGACCCGACGACCCATGCTGCGATCGATGGCACCGGCTGGGTTCAGGCAGCCGTCGACCGGGCGCCGCTGACCGAGGTGGGGCAGATTTTCCGGATGGACATGTATCACTCCAACCATCCGGACGGTGGCTACAAGACGGCCAACAAGGTCCAGGTGCTCGACCCGCCACACGCCATCGGCTGGCTGACGGGAACGGAGAAGGACGACGGTCAGCTGGAGTTCGGCGGCTGGCTCTGGCGCTACGACCTGACACCGCTCGGTCCGTCCGCCACAGAGGTCACGCTCACCTACGACTGGTCGGCGGTACCGCAGTCCATCCGGGAGTACCTCCAGTTCCCGCCGTTCGGCCCGGACCATCTCACCAACTCGCTGCATCACCTGGCCGAGCTTGTCTCCGGCAGGTGA